The following proteins come from a genomic window of Corallococcus sp. NCRR:
- a CDS encoding FKBP-type peptidyl-prolyl cis-trans isomerase: MKIGKDSVVAIDYKLHLGDGKVVDESEAGEPLVYLHGYEEIVPGLEKALEGKAAGESLKTVVSAADGYGDYDPEGVEEVPRTEFPEDLEIKAGGILSATDPEGDEVDFLVKEVRKDTVLVDFNHPFAGKELHFEVTIKEVRAATPEELEHGHAHGPDDGHDH; this comes from the coding sequence ATGAAAATCGGCAAGGACAGTGTTGTCGCCATTGACTACAAGCTGCACCTCGGCGACGGGAAGGTCGTGGACGAGAGCGAGGCGGGCGAGCCGCTCGTCTACCTGCACGGCTACGAGGAGATCGTCCCCGGCCTGGAGAAGGCGCTGGAGGGCAAGGCCGCGGGCGAGTCGCTGAAGACGGTCGTCTCCGCGGCGGACGGCTACGGCGACTACGATCCGGAAGGCGTGGAAGAGGTCCCCCGGACCGAGTTCCCCGAGGACCTGGAGATCAAGGCCGGCGGCATCCTGAGCGCCACGGATCCGGAGGGCGACGAGGTCGACTTCCTGGTGAAGGAAGTGCGCAAGGACACGGTGCTGGTGGACTTCAACCACCCGTTCGCCGGCAAGGAGCTGCACTTCGAGGTCACCATCAAGGAAGTGCGCGCCGCCACGCCCGAGGAGCTCGAGCACGGCCACGCGCACGGCCCTGACGACGGCCACGATCACTGA
- a CDS encoding DUF1109 domain-containing protein: protein MSPPVDPWRSAPPRLDPQAMERALAASRAELALKRPVRGWRSQAVGLFAASAGMALAVAGVLLALGRTTGSVLMGRAPLLAMLLSTGAVCSWGALSPRGRGLRWVGVGMALASAALLVLTRATPRGPSTLPEWVCTVSHVALALVPLVVALVALRSAVFDPLRAAVAGMAVGTVGAVVGELACEQGPGHVAIYHLGAWALLTLATWALSKRLKPRTYAP from the coding sequence ATGAGTCCTCCAGTCGACCCGTGGCGGTCCGCCCCTCCCCGCCTGGATCCGCAGGCGATGGAGCGTGCGCTGGCGGCCTCGCGCGCGGAGCTGGCCTTGAAGCGGCCGGTGCGCGGGTGGCGTTCGCAGGCGGTGGGGCTGTTCGCGGCGTCCGCGGGCATGGCGCTCGCGGTGGCGGGCGTGCTGCTGGCGCTGGGGCGCACCACGGGCTCGGTGCTGATGGGCCGCGCGCCCCTGCTGGCGATGCTGCTGTCCACCGGCGCGGTGTGCTCCTGGGGGGCGCTGTCCCCGCGCGGGCGCGGGCTGCGGTGGGTGGGCGTGGGCATGGCGCTGGCGAGCGCCGCGCTGCTGGTGCTGACGCGGGCCACCCCGCGGGGCCCTTCCACCCTCCCCGAGTGGGTGTGCACGGTAAGCCACGTGGCGCTGGCGCTGGTGCCGTTGGTGGTGGCGCTGGTGGCGTTGCGGTCGGCGGTGTTCGACCCGCTGCGCGCGGCGGTGGCGGGAATGGCGGTGGGGACGGTGGGCGCGGTCGTGGGCGAGCTGGCGTGTGAGCAGGGCCCCGGCCACGTGGCCATCTATCACCTGGGGGCGTGGGCGCTGTTGACGCTCGCGACCTGGGCGCTGTCGAAACGACTCAAACCCCGGACCTACGCACCATGA
- a CDS encoding Carotenogenesis protein CarS — protein sequence MKHDPSLILTEDVDGAPLHMGAAVMIVRTEPDDSVSERFLGRVGVVVALVFDDPPTQYPSDPLIQVRVAGVGEDLFFARELVEVPQGHFVAFGSSSSG from the coding sequence ATGAAGCACGATCCCTCGCTCATCTTGACGGAAGACGTGGACGGCGCGCCGTTGCACATGGGCGCGGCGGTGATGATCGTCCGCACCGAACCGGATGACTCCGTGTCGGAGCGCTTCCTGGGCCGGGTGGGCGTCGTCGTGGCGCTGGTGTTCGACGATCCGCCCACGCAGTACCCCAGCGACCCGCTCATCCAGGTGCGCGTGGCCGGCGTGGGCGAAGACCTGTTCTTCGCCCGGGAGCTCGTCGAGGTGCCCCAGGGTCACTTCGTCGCGTTCGGGTCGTCCAGCTCCGGGTAG
- a CDS encoding response regulator has translation MDPTPNAAALPIRVFVVEDQTKILKNQLRLFEGHPDIDIVGTALSGEAALVEVEREQPDVLLLDLGLPRMSGIDVTREVKARFPKVEILIFTIFDEEDKVLEAVKAGASGYLLKGATVDKIVEAIKEVRAGGTVIQPNLARRLLRHFRVEPDTAPVPTEPLAVSPSASEPAAPASAQEPLLKPLSDREREILQLIAKGVSNSEAARLLSLSKATIRTHLEHIYRKLEVTNRVEAVTEGIRKGLISV, from the coding sequence GTGGACCCGACCCCGAATGCCGCCGCCCTCCCCATCCGCGTGTTCGTCGTGGAGGACCAGACCAAGATCTTGAAGAACCAGCTGCGCCTCTTCGAGGGCCACCCGGACATCGACATCGTGGGCACCGCGCTGTCCGGCGAGGCCGCGCTGGTCGAGGTCGAGCGCGAGCAGCCGGACGTGCTGCTGCTGGATTTGGGGCTGCCGCGCATGAGCGGCATCGACGTCACCCGCGAGGTGAAGGCGCGCTTCCCGAAGGTGGAGATCCTGATCTTCACCATCTTCGACGAGGAGGACAAAGTCCTCGAGGCCGTGAAGGCGGGCGCGTCCGGCTACCTGCTCAAGGGCGCGACGGTGGACAAGATCGTCGAGGCCATCAAGGAGGTGCGCGCGGGCGGCACGGTCATCCAGCCGAACCTGGCGCGGCGCCTGTTGCGCCACTTCCGCGTGGAGCCGGACACCGCGCCCGTGCCCACGGAGCCGCTGGCCGTGTCGCCGTCCGCCTCGGAGCCGGCTGCTCCGGCTTCCGCGCAGGAGCCGCTGCTCAAGCCCCTATCGGATCGCGAGCGCGAGATCCTCCAGCTCATCGCCAAGGGCGTGTCCAACAGCGAGGCGGCCCGGCTGCTGTCGCTCTCCAAGGCGACCATCCGCACGCACCTGGAGCACATCTACCGGAAGCTCGAAGTGACGAACCGCGTGGAGGCCGTCACCGAGGGCATCCGCAAGGGCCTCATCTCCGTCTAG
- a CDS encoding S-(hydroxymethyl)glutathione dehydrogenase/class III alcohol dehydrogenase has product MDVRAAVAFEAGKPLSIETVHLEGPKAGEVLIELKATGLCHTDEFTRSGADPEGLFPAIFGHEGAGIVVDVGPGVTSVKKGDHVIPLYTPECRGCKSCLSQKTNLCTAIRATQGKGLMPDGTSRFRLGKQMIHHYMGCSTFANYTVLPEIAVAKIREDAPFEKVCYIGCGVTTGVGAVVYTAKVEAGAKVVVFGLGGIGLNVVQAARMVGADMIVGVDLNPARKEIAEKFGMTHFVNPKEVEGDLVPYLVNLTGGGADYSFECIGNVKTMRQALECCHRGWGESIIIGVAGAGQEISTRPFQLVTGRVWKGSAFGGARGRTDVPKIVDWYMDGKIQVDPLITHTLKLEEINHGFDLMHEGKSIRSVVKYG; this is encoded by the coding sequence ATGGACGTCCGCGCCGCCGTCGCCTTCGAGGCCGGCAAGCCCCTGAGCATCGAAACCGTGCACCTGGAGGGCCCCAAGGCGGGCGAGGTGCTGATCGAGCTGAAGGCCACCGGCCTGTGCCACACCGACGAGTTCACCCGCTCCGGCGCGGACCCGGAGGGCCTGTTCCCCGCCATCTTCGGTCACGAGGGCGCGGGCATCGTCGTGGACGTGGGCCCGGGCGTCACCAGCGTGAAGAAGGGCGACCACGTCATCCCGCTCTACACGCCGGAGTGCCGCGGCTGTAAGTCGTGCCTGTCCCAGAAGACGAACCTGTGCACGGCCATCCGCGCCACGCAGGGCAAGGGCCTGATGCCGGATGGCACCAGCCGCTTCCGCCTGGGCAAGCAGATGATCCACCACTACATGGGCTGCTCCACCTTCGCGAACTACACGGTGCTGCCGGAGATCGCGGTGGCGAAGATCCGCGAGGACGCCCCCTTCGAGAAGGTCTGCTACATCGGTTGCGGCGTCACCACGGGCGTGGGCGCCGTCGTCTACACCGCGAAGGTGGAGGCCGGCGCGAAGGTCGTCGTCTTCGGCCTGGGCGGCATCGGCCTGAACGTCGTGCAGGCCGCGCGCATGGTGGGCGCGGACATGATCGTCGGCGTGGACCTGAACCCCGCTCGCAAGGAGATCGCGGAGAAGTTCGGGATGACGCACTTCGTGAACCCGAAGGAAGTGGAAGGCGACCTCGTCCCCTACCTGGTGAACCTCACCGGCGGCGGCGCGGACTACAGCTTCGAGTGCATCGGCAACGTGAAGACGATGCGCCAGGCGCTGGAGTGCTGCCACCGCGGCTGGGGCGAGAGCATCATCATCGGCGTGGCGGGCGCGGGGCAGGAGATCAGCACCCGTCCGTTCCAGCTCGTCACCGGCCGCGTGTGGAAGGGCAGCGCGTTCGGCGGCGCCCGGGGCCGCACGGACGTGCCGAAGATCGTTGACTGGTACATGGACGGGAAGATCCAGGTCGACCCTCTCATCACCCACACGCTGAAGCTGGAGGAGATCAACCACGGCTTCGACCTGATGCACGAGGGCAAGTCCATCCGCAGCGTGGTGAAGTACGGATGA
- a CDS encoding DEAD/DEAH box helicase: MSASFKSLGLSPETLGAVKRARFGTPTPIQAQAIPPALSGRDVIGCAATGTGKTAAYLLPMIERFAGEKGTRGLILTPTRELAQQVEEQARFFGEPLGVLPVLIVGGEDMNAQVDALRERPTLIVATPGRLVDLLGVKAVNLHRIQTLVLDEADRMLDMGFLPQINQILHALPRERQTLLFSATLGADVTRFGQRALHKPVRVEVTPSGTPAPRAEQHLYIVKPEEKWPLLLTLLSQDQASALVFVRTQQRADKMKELLAAAGHKSAALHAGRTQAQRRQALEGFRRGQYRCLVATDLAARGLDVDDIGHVISLDVPHGPEDYVHRIGRTARAAASGRASLFALEVERRTLQDIERIIRQELPRTEVPRRDPLFKREMEAFAAKQRDPGPPQADHGRSKRPEGAAPGRHARTHGKGRPKGPSGQ, from the coding sequence ATGAGTGCTTCCTTCAAGTCCCTGGGCCTGTCCCCCGAAACGCTGGGCGCCGTGAAGCGTGCCCGCTTCGGTACCCCCACGCCCATCCAGGCGCAGGCCATCCCGCCCGCGCTGTCCGGCCGCGACGTCATCGGCTGCGCGGCCACCGGCACCGGCAAGACGGCCGCCTACCTGCTCCCCATGATTGAGCGCTTCGCGGGCGAGAAGGGCACGCGCGGCCTCATCCTCACCCCCACGCGCGAACTGGCGCAGCAGGTGGAGGAGCAGGCCCGCTTCTTCGGCGAGCCCCTGGGCGTCCTGCCCGTCCTCATCGTCGGCGGCGAGGACATGAACGCGCAGGTGGATGCGCTGCGCGAGCGCCCCACCCTCATCGTCGCCACGCCGGGCCGGCTCGTGGACCTCTTGGGCGTGAAGGCCGTGAACCTGCATCGCATCCAGACGCTGGTGCTGGATGAGGCGGACCGGATGCTCGACATGGGCTTCCTGCCGCAGATCAACCAGATCCTCCACGCGCTGCCCCGCGAGCGCCAGACGCTGCTGTTCTCCGCCACCCTGGGCGCGGACGTGACGCGCTTCGGACAGCGCGCCCTGCACAAGCCCGTGCGCGTGGAGGTCACCCCCAGCGGCACGCCCGCGCCCCGCGCCGAACAGCACCTCTACATCGTGAAGCCCGAGGAGAAGTGGCCCCTGCTCCTCACGCTGCTCTCACAGGACCAGGCCAGCGCGCTCGTGTTCGTGCGCACCCAGCAGCGCGCGGACAAGATGAAGGAATTGCTCGCCGCCGCGGGCCACAAGTCCGCCGCCCTGCACGCGGGCCGCACGCAGGCCCAGCGGCGTCAGGCGTTGGAGGGCTTCCGCCGGGGGCAGTACCGCTGCCTCGTGGCCACCGACCTGGCGGCGCGCGGACTGGACGTGGATGACATCGGCCATGTCATCAGCCTGGACGTGCCGCACGGACCGGAGGACTACGTGCACCGCATCGGCCGCACCGCTCGCGCGGCGGCCAGTGGGCGGGCGTCGCTGTTCGCGTTGGAGGTGGAGCGCCGGACGCTCCAGGACATCGAGCGCATCATCCGCCAGGAGCTTCCGCGCACGGAGGTTCCCCGGAGGGATCCCCTCTTCAAGCGGGAGATGGAGGCGTTCGCGGCGAAGCAGCGCGACCCGGGGCCGCCCCAGGCCGACCATGGGCGCTCCAAGCGGCCCGAGGGCGCGGCGCCCGGGCGGCATGCCCGGACGCACGGCAAGGGCCGGCCAAAGGGCCCCAGCGGTCAGTGA
- a CDS encoding RNA polymerase sigma factor → MEGVTDEVLMDQFCQGDQPAFEALFARHAGRVHGFLARMVRDGPLAEDLMQTTFLSVIRARGRYERGTRFTPWLLTIAANAARDALRHQQHVDAHAHAPPEGPTSVDAPDGDPVMRRRIEDALQQLPLEQREAVVLSKVEGWSFEEIAEMRGIRAGAARLRAHRGYEKLRELLGGLEDMS, encoded by the coding sequence ATGGAAGGCGTCACGGACGAAGTGCTCATGGACCAGTTCTGCCAGGGAGACCAGCCGGCGTTCGAGGCGCTGTTCGCCCGCCACGCCGGGCGTGTGCACGGCTTCCTCGCCCGCATGGTGAGGGACGGGCCGCTGGCGGAGGACCTCATGCAGACGACCTTCCTGTCCGTCATCCGCGCCCGGGGCCGCTACGAGCGGGGCACGCGCTTCACCCCCTGGCTGCTCACCATCGCGGCGAACGCGGCCCGGGACGCCCTGCGGCATCAGCAGCACGTGGACGCGCACGCGCACGCGCCGCCAGAAGGCCCCACGTCGGTGGATGCACCGGATGGGGACCCGGTCATGCGCAGGCGCATCGAGGACGCGCTCCAGCAATTGCCCCTGGAGCAGCGCGAGGCGGTGGTCCTGAGCAAGGTGGAGGGCTGGTCCTTCGAGGAGATCGCCGAGATGCGCGGTATCCGCGCGGGCGCGGCCCGGCTCCGGGCGCACCGGGGCTACGAGAAGCTGCGCGAGCTGCTGGGCGGATTGGAGGACATGTCATGA
- a CDS encoding glutathione S-transferase C-terminal domain-containing protein, which produces MAEAHDTHHPLAVMKYYDEQKDAAKQRAEDFRTQRIPKFLGYFERVLKSNTQGGGKFLLGRDFSYPELALYQLVEGLLYAFPNAMRRVAPEIPGVMALHQRISERPRITAYKQSKRAQPFNQQGIFRHYPELDDPNATK; this is translated from the coding sequence GTGGCGGAAGCACACGACACGCACCACCCGCTCGCCGTCATGAAGTACTACGACGAGCAGAAGGACGCCGCGAAGCAGCGCGCCGAGGACTTCCGCACCCAGCGCATCCCGAAGTTCCTGGGCTACTTCGAGCGTGTGCTGAAGTCGAATACGCAGGGCGGCGGGAAGTTCCTCCTGGGCCGCGACTTCTCCTATCCGGAGCTGGCGCTGTACCAACTGGTGGAAGGCCTGCTGTATGCCTTTCCCAATGCCATGCGCCGCGTCGCTCCAGAAATCCCCGGCGTGATGGCGTTGCACCAGCGCATCTCGGAGCGCCCGCGCATCACCGCGTACAAGCAGTCCAAGCGCGCCCAGCCCTTCAACCAGCAGGGCATCTTCCGGCACTACCCGGAGCTGGACGACCCGAACGCGACGAAGTGA
- a CDS encoding DUF2378 family protein, with protein sequence MSPAEVVIQSTLFESLLRCVRLDNALRERMAAAGYDPDRPRASYPASVFLRCQNLVLQAAYAGRPREEALRQMGRDLVRGYFETLVGKVVNVALKVAGPDRAMKRVALSFRSVMEPVEITSTELGPRDWRVTFQGYPFPAEAAAGCCEEALRQAGAANPSAVLESDDGHGRFELHMRW encoded by the coding sequence ATGTCCCCGGCCGAGGTCGTCATCCAGTCCACGCTGTTCGAATCGCTGCTGCGCTGCGTGCGGTTGGACAATGCGTTGCGCGAGCGCATGGCGGCGGCGGGCTATGACCCGGACAGGCCCAGGGCCAGCTATCCGGCGTCGGTGTTCCTGCGCTGCCAGAACCTGGTGCTGCAGGCCGCGTACGCGGGCCGGCCTCGCGAGGAGGCCCTGCGGCAGATGGGCCGGGACCTGGTTCGCGGCTACTTCGAGACGCTGGTGGGCAAGGTGGTGAACGTGGCCCTGAAGGTCGCGGGCCCGGACCGCGCGATGAAGCGGGTGGCGCTGAGCTTCCGCTCCGTGATGGAGCCGGTGGAGATCACCTCCACGGAGCTGGGCCCCAGGGACTGGCGGGTGACGTTCCAGGGCTACCCCTTTCCGGCGGAGGCCGCGGCGGGGTGCTGCGAGGAGGCCCTGCGCCAGGCCGGGGCCGCCAACCCCAGCGCCGTCCTGGAGTCCGATGACGGCCACGGCCGCTTCGAGCTGCACATGCGCTGGTAG
- a CDS encoding glutathione S-transferase N-terminal domain-containing protein codes for MSDAKFELYYWPGIPGRGEFVRLVLEEAGADWVDVGLQSGAKAVSDMIARGPVPAYAPPVLKVGDVVFSQAPNICAYLGERFGWSPRTKARGCTPVNSSSPSRMPWRKHTTRTTRSPS; via the coding sequence CCGGCATTCCCGGCCGGGGCGAGTTCGTGCGGCTGGTGCTGGAGGAGGCGGGCGCGGACTGGGTCGACGTGGGCCTGCAATCCGGCGCCAAGGCCGTCTCCGACATGATTGCCAGGGGGCCCGTGCCCGCCTACGCGCCGCCCGTGCTCAAGGTGGGCGACGTCGTCTTCTCCCAGGCGCCCAATATCTGCGCTTACCTCGGTGAGCGCTTCGGCTGGTCCCCTCGGACGAAGGCTCGCGGCTGCACGCCCGTCAACTCCAGTTCACCGTCGCGGATGCCGTGGCGGAAGCACACGACACGCACCACCCGCTCGCCGTCATGA
- the fghA gene encoding S-formylglutathione hydrolase: MSAVTPTLVSEHACFGGTQSFWKHPSEACGGEMRFSVYTPPQAKHGQVPVLYYLAGLTCTEETFATKGGAQRVAAELGLMLVAPDTSPRGAGIPGEDADWDFGTGAGFYLDATQEPWKARYRMGTYVTQELPGILGAHFPARMDREGIFGHSMGGHGALVTALRNPGRYKSVSAFAPIGAPIRSPWGKKAFGGYLGPDEAAWREYDATELLKAGRRVPALLVDQGTKDKFLPDQLHPHFLQEACEAAGQPLTLRMQEGYDHGYYFVSTFMEDHLRHHGAALNAG; encoded by the coding sequence ATGAGCGCCGTGACTCCCACGCTCGTCAGCGAACACGCGTGCTTCGGGGGGACGCAGTCCTTCTGGAAGCACCCGTCCGAGGCCTGCGGCGGTGAGATGCGCTTCAGCGTCTACACCCCGCCCCAGGCGAAGCACGGCCAGGTGCCCGTGCTCTACTACCTGGCGGGCCTCACCTGCACGGAGGAGACGTTCGCCACCAAGGGCGGCGCGCAGCGCGTGGCGGCGGAGCTGGGGCTGATGCTCGTGGCGCCGGACACCAGTCCTCGCGGCGCGGGCATCCCCGGCGAGGACGCGGACTGGGACTTCGGCACCGGCGCGGGCTTCTACCTGGACGCCACCCAGGAGCCGTGGAAGGCGCGCTACCGCATGGGGACGTATGTCACCCAGGAGCTGCCCGGCATCCTCGGCGCGCACTTCCCCGCGCGCATGGACCGCGAGGGCATCTTCGGGCACTCGATGGGCGGGCACGGCGCGCTGGTGACGGCGCTCCGGAACCCGGGCCGGTACAAGTCCGTGTCCGCGTTCGCCCCCATTGGCGCGCCCATCCGTAGCCCCTGGGGCAAGAAGGCCTTTGGCGGCTACCTGGGACCGGACGAGGCGGCGTGGCGCGAGTACGACGCCACGGAGCTGCTGAAGGCCGGCCGGCGCGTGCCGGCGCTGCTCGTGGACCAGGGGACGAAGGACAAGTTCTTGCCGGACCAGCTGCACCCGCACTTCCTCCAGGAAGCCTGCGAGGCGGCGGGCCAGCCCCTCACCCTGCGCATGCAGGAGGGGTACGACCACGGCTACTACTTCGTCTCCACGTTCATGGAAGACCACCTGCGCCACCATGGCGCGGCGCTGAACGCGGGCTGA